DNA from Daucus carota subsp. sativus chromosome 1, DH1 v3.0, whole genome shotgun sequence:
AAAAAAGGCACGGCCGACCATTTATGTCGTTGATTCTCAAGCTTTAGATGAATCAGAATAAAGTCAAATATTGGGAGATCTTTACATCAAGTCACTGTTCTTCAATCAACTCTGTATCTGTATTTGCAATTTTGCTTTTACAATAAATACAGGAAGTGGAAGGTGTTGAAAAAAGTGCTAACAGGACCACAAGATCATATACTGTATACGTTACCAGCTAATTCATGTTTTTGTGACAAGATACTTTCTTTTGGAGGACAGGAGTGATGACTGATGAGATACTTAATTGTACATAGTTTCATGAAACAGCCTGAATCGGACAGACCAAGTCAAGATATTGGGTGGATTCAGAAAGATCTGATTGTTTATGAGAAAATGTCATATTCATTCTCTTGACATACTAATTATTTACTTAGATTTAGACTCTGAAAATGTTAGAATACTTGAAAATTGTCAAAATTTTCCCTTGTCTAATAAGACAATAGTTTGAATGTTtgataaaaagaatttttttgtaTGTTATAGCCACAATAACAATCACTTTTACTGGTGGTTGAATTTTATTAGATATGATTTCATTAATAACGATGGTCTTtgcatgcacaaaaatctctaccaataaatttttttcaactaAATGAAAAACAATTGTTATTgtgtaaatttaaaaattattctcataaaattcaataaatatgaaaattatactTTGaagtagattatatatatatatatatataataattttataatattttttaaatatataaaatatataaattttaagtcaattagaaatataaaaaactaataGTAGACAAACAATAATAAACGGCGAGAGTTTCCTATCCAACCAAACTACAGGCGTTCAGAAAATAATCACAGATTCATGATCGATGAAAGAGTCAAAGATTGGTGCACACTTAGTGCTAACATACCACTAATGTCAATTGTCACAGAACAAACATTTTGGTTTGAGTAACAATTTACCCCTTTTCTTATAGTGTCAAGGCCTGGATCCAACTAGATAGATATGAGAGCTCCAATGTCAAAGGAATCACATGTCTATAACTAAATGGCCCATTTCTCCGTTGTTGTATCTTTGGAATTTAAACTGGCATCACAATTTTCTGTACTTCTCAACCACTAtgtaaatcaacttgtagctacataaaaaaaaaaaaaatcaatcacatCTTAAGTACATTTTTATACAAcagtataaaaaatttaaaaattcttttgtAGTACTTCCTTTGTAATCTCTGTGCTCTTTGCATAAGGTATCAGTTCCATATACGACTAGTCCTTATGTGACTCGGCCTCTTTTATCAGTTTCATATGCGAGATAACAATTTTAACGAAACGTAATTGCACGATATTAAAGTAACCGACGAATGTGTAGTTAAATTTCACTTCACATTATGTCCGCGAAATGAATGCCTCCAACAGTCCAACTAATCTACTAGCTAATCTCACTCATTTTCTCACAAATCATTGGTCTCTCAAGTGGCTCCCTATCTGCATGTATAAATACACATGCATCATCTCTAGCCAAACACAACTCCTAGGTGTTCACAGATAGATCTTCCTCGTACTTATCTATCTCTCATAACCCTTTTCGTGTTATTTGGTCCCAAAAGATTGTGTAACATGGGTATTGAGTTTCAGAACTGGTTGCAGCTGTGTGTCATTTTGTTGTTGTGTAACAACAGCGTGAAAGCTCAGCCTCAGGTTCCTTGTCTGTTTGTTTTTGGTGATTCTTTAGTGGACAATGGCAACAATAACCAAATCACTTCTCTGGCAAAGGCTAATTACTTGCCTTATGGTGTTGATTTTCCCCGAGGACCAACCGGCAGGTTCTGTAACGGTAAAACAACCGTTGATGTCATCTGTAAGTTCACATTTTAGTTCAAGTTAAATGTTTTTATGTAGGAAACCTACTGTAATTATTtcacaaattaaatttttcgaCATGCTAATGCTAATATTTCTGGCTGTGGTTCTGATTACAGCTGAGCTATTGGGGTTTGATAGTTACATTCCGGCTTATACACAAGCAAGAGGCCAAGCCATACTCAAAGGAGTGAATTATGCCTCTGCAGCTGCTGGCATTCGAGACGAGACTGGCCAGCAATTGGTACCTACACTGTCATTTATCGTCGTAATTCTAGTCCTTATACATGCCTAATCATAAGGCAGAATAAGGTGTGTGTTGAATGTATTACTAATTGAACGTCTGTCACTTTCTTGTGTTACAGGGCCAGCGGATTAGTATGAGCGGGCAAGTAAATAATTACAAGAACACGATATCACAAGTGGTGAATTTGCTAGGTAATGAAACGGCTGCTGCAAATTATCTCAGCAAGTGCATATACTCTGTCGGATTAGGTAGCAACGACTACCTTAACAACTATTTCATGCCTGCTTCGTATTCTACTAGCCGGAGATATACCCCTGATCAGTATGCTGATGTTCTTATCCAACAGTATAGACAGCAATTAGTGGTATAAAACAAGTTTATTCTCTTAATTACTTCTGCTTTCGTACAATTATATTGAGGGAGGAAAAATGATGCTAtgaaattaatgttttattgacTTCAGGCCTTGTACAATTATGGAGCAAGAAAATTTGTGTTAAATGGAGTAGGGCAGATTGGTTGCAGCCCGAATGCTCTGTCTCAGAGCGCGGATGGGACAACATGTGTGCAAAGAATCAATTCCGCGAATCAACTTTTCAACAACAGGCTCAGGTCTCTGGTTGATGATCTCAACAGGAATCAACTAGACTcgaaatttatatacattaatGCTTATTCAATTTTCCAGGACTTGGTCACCCGTCCTTCAAATTTCGGTAGATCTTTTGCCTTAACATGTTTTCATTTACTAGTTATGAATCTGACTTATAAaatcattaataattttatttgaatttgcaGGTTTTAGAGTTACAAATGCAGGATGTTGCGGTGTAGGGAGAAACAATGGCCAAATCACTTGCCTTCCACTACAAAATCCATGCAGAAACAGGAAAGACCACGTCTTCTGGGATGCGTTTCATCCGACTGAAGCTGCCAATTTGATTATAGGGAGGAGAGCATATGCAGCAGAGTCTTCGTCTGATACGTACCCCTATGATATCCGTCGTCTAGCTCAACTCTGATCAGAGAGTGCTGAAAAATGGATAACCTAATATGCATGTCATAGTTCTATTTTGTTTCTCATTGAGTCTGTACTTTATTATTAAGTGTCTATGCATTGTCTGAAGGGTGTGAAAATGTAGGTGGCACCCTTCAAAAAGGactgaattataatataaatcttAAATTGCCTCTTATCGTTTGTGACACCGTTCTTCAAGAATTGTTGCAATCCATCACTATAACGGTGTAAAATTTTCGCTAAATGATAGTGTGGCACCAAATTTTGGTGTCATATTGTCATATGTCTATTTGGTGCAAGTTTTACGTCCATGTCATCAATGAAACAAAGTTTATTTCCTTTATTTCCCATTTATATCCGATTATATCCCAACAAAATAATTATCCtccaaaaaattgaatatacatGTATACTCGTATATGAAAGATTCACTATAACGCTGATAGTGTAACTTTAGCGTTACAATTTTATACTAATTTAGTGTCGtgggttggagatggtctaaGGACGTGTTCAACCAAAAGTCGTTGAAGTACAGAGAAGAGGTTAGCAGTAAACTATATATAGAGCAGTGAGATAAAAATAGTTCACCGTACGTTTTTCACGGCCATGCGTCCATACTTACATAGCTCATTTCCTCCACAGTTTCCCGCACCTTTCTCAGCCATTTAAACAAATGCACTTAATATTAGTGCACATCTAATCTTCTCTGTTAATAGACTAATAACAATGTCAAGGTGCTCATAGAGGTATCATATAAACACAGATCTTTCTCATGTTTTCATCTTAATTTATTTGGCCTCATAATTAATTTGTGAAGATGGCACTCGAGTTGAATAAAAAGAAACATCTGGTGCTGTGTGTGAtgctcatattgttgaatcatcATGTAAATGGGGCTAGAGCTGTTGGTGACTCTAAAGACGCTCAACAGGGGTCTAAAGCTGCTGAGCCTCCGACTCCCGGAACGTCTGGATCCATAGCTTCGGCTCCTGCTGCTCCTGCTCTTCCGAATCAAATTCCTCCTGCTGCGTCTACTGCTGCTCCTGCTCTTCCGAATCAAATTCCTAATGTCGGTGCGGGTCAAATTCCTGGGGATTTAGCCGGTCTTTTGAATAACGGGTCTCAAATTCCTAATAACGGAAATTTAAGTAGTCTTTTAAATAATGGGAATTTAAGTAGTCTTTTAAATAATACTCAAAATCCTGGTGCTGGAAATTTAGCTGCTCTTTTAAATAACGGGACTCAAAATCCTGGTGCCGGAAATTTAGCTGCTCTTTTAAACAACGGGACTCAAAATCCTGGTGCCGGAAATTTAGCTGCTCTTTTAAACAACGGGACTCAAAATCCTGGTGCCGGAAATTTAGCTGCTCTTTTAAACAACGGGACTCAAAATCCTGGTGCCGGAAATTTAGCTGCTCTTTTAAACAACGGGGCTCAAAATCCTGGTGCCGGAAATTTAGGTGCTCTTTTAAATAACGGGGCTCAAAATCCTGCTATGATGGCTTTAGTTGGTAGTCTTTTCAAACCTGTGAATGAAACTTCTTTGAATCAAGAAACTCCAAATCCTAATGTTGACAAAATAATTAATGGTATGATGGCTAATAAGCCTAAACCTACCGGGCCGTTCAAGTTAATTAAGATTCCTGGGGTTAAACCTGATGCAAAGCCTCAAGTACCTTGTTATTTTGTATTCGGTGACTCATTGGTTGATGCTGGGAATAACAATATATTAAAGACTTTGGCAAGGGCTGATTATGCACCTTATGGGCTTGATTTCAAGCCTCAACCAGGACCAACCGGGAGGTTTAGCAACGGGAAAACCCCTGTGGATGTGATGTGTAAGTTATTATAATCTCTCTTTCGATTTCATGCAGTAGCCTTAAAATATTGAGCAAGgctaattatattttgttaaaccggagctctgataccatgttgagaaCCCGTCCATCGAAAATCTTAAGGTGTCAGAGGAAGTCCCAAATGGATTTTACGCTATATTCTAACATATCTCTTCTGTTTATCCAATACTACAGCTGAGCTTTTGGGTTTCGACCATTACCTGCCACCTTCGGAACTAACAAATGGAACAGACATGCTTCAAGGACTCAATTTTGCTTCTGCAGCTGCTGGAATTCGCGAAGAGACAGCCCAACATTTGGTACATTCTCCAGTTTCCTATTTATGATTCATCTATAGCCATATATGTGGATGATTAGAGTGACAGTTTGAGTAAAATAACTTGTAATTGTGTTTTAATAATTCTTGCAGGGGGATAAACAGACATTGAGGGAGCAGATGGAGAGTTTCAAGtcgaaaataaaagaaatggaACCTTTGCTTGGTGGTCCAAAAAATACAACAGATTATCTCGGAAAATGCCTGTTTCAATTCGGATTTGGCAGCAATGATTATCTTAATAATTACTTTATTCCTAATCTTTATCCGACCAGCAAACTATTAACTCCTGAGCAATATGCTGATGATCTTATAAGCAAGTATTCAGTCCAACTtaaggtaatatatatatagccgTTGGTtccattattttgttttatcagTGCTTGTGTTTGTCTGTTTAAATGGTACTTTATGCATATCCATTGTTGTACTATATCTACAGACCGCATACGATCTGGGAGCAAGAAAGTTCGCGCTGACAGGAGTAAGCCAGGTCGGGTGCAGCCCAAATTCCATGGCACAAAATAGCCAGGATGGAACTTGTGTCAAGAAATTCAACGATGCAAATGCAATATACAATGACAGGCTTAAAAAGCTTGTTGATACTCTCAACAAGGATCATCCTGATGCAAAATTTACTTACACCAATGCTTTCGGGCTTTTCCAGGAAATTAAGGATAACGCTGCCACTTTCGGTGCATATTctcaacacacacacatatgaatTATTCATGCATGTATTTATGAATATGTTTAGTTacaactacaaatatttatgtttatttcaGGGTTCAAGGATACGACAGACGGGTGCTGCGGTGTAGGGAAAAACCATGGTCTTTTTACATGTCTCCCTGGAATTGCTTCATGCCCGAATAGAAATGAGTTCCTATTTTGGGATGCATATCATCCAACTGAAGCTACAAATATCATTGGATCCAAGAGATCATATATGAAAGAGAAACCAGATGATGTATACCCTCATGATATTCACACTTTGATTACACTCTAAACGAGACCACCGATGAACACTCCATAATTGACCATTACATTGAACTTACTAGggttttgttttcttcttctttgttaTTACACGTTTTTGTATATTTCTGTAGAAATCTGTAAATTTATCTGACAATGGCTCCATAGGCTGTTTTAGCCGAATCATCGGACTTGCTCAAAGGCATATATAAGGTGGAAACATTGTTGTCAGCTTCAAAGGGcaaattattcagaaaaataactTGTAAATATCTGGAAGGAAAATTAGCATGCACTCGAACTTGTAAGAGATTTTTTTGTAGAGCTTAGACCCATTACATGTGAAAGCAGAATGAAAAGCAAGAACGCTGAAAGATATTTCACATGATTACATAGTTAACATTGAAAAGTTCACACTGTAAACATCACATCACAAAAATAAGTAGCTAATAAGTTCAAAGCATGGAATCTCAAAAAGCAAAGACATCACACATATGGTTGCTACACGTTAACATCGataagttataattataattaaccaTGTCATGATCATAGTAATTAAAGAGGCTCTACATGTTTCTTGTTGATCTCATGCATCTTGCTAATCTTCTAGCCATGTAGACTCCTTCATGCCTTGATTCATAATTTAGTCCCCATAGAAATGAGATCAGTTGCTAGATAGAAACTACAGAGCCTCCACTAAAAGCATACTTTTTATCTGAAAACACGAAAATGGATTAATTAGATACAGTCTCTTCTAACATGTAACTGTCAATTATATATTAGGAGAGCATTTTAAATGGTAGTGCAATCCTATTTCAGCGTATAATTTAGAGAATTGCAGAAAAATGGAAA
Protein-coding regions in this window:
- the LOC108204969 gene encoding GDSL esterase/lipase At1g29670, yielding MGIEFQNWLQLCVILLLCNNSVKAQPQVPCLFVFGDSLVDNGNNNQITSLAKANYLPYGVDFPRGPTGRFCNGKTTVDVISELLGFDSYIPAYTQARGQAILKGVNYASAAAGIRDETGQQLGQRISMSGQVNNYKNTISQVVNLLGNETAAANYLSKCIYSVGLGSNDYLNNYFMPASYSTSRRYTPDQYADVLIQQYRQQLVALYNYGARKFVLNGVGQIGCSPNALSQSADGTTCVQRINSANQLFNNRLRSLVDDLNRNQLDSKFIYINAYSIFQDLVTRPSNFGFRVTNAGCCGVGRNNGQITCLPLQNPCRNRKDHVFWDAFHPTEAANLIIGRRAYAAESSSDTYPYDIRRLAQL
- the LOC108199433 gene encoding GDSL esterase/lipase At1g29660; protein product: MALELNKKKHLVLCVMLILLNHHVNGARAVGDSKDAQQGSKAAEPPTPGTSGSIASAPAAPALPNQIPPAASTAAPALPNQIPNVGAGQIPGDLAGLLNNGSQIPNNGNLSSLLNNGNLSSLLNNTQNPGAGNLAALLNNGTQNPGAGNLAALLNNGTQNPGAGNLAALLNNGTQNPGAGNLAALLNNGTQNPGAGNLAALLNNGAQNPGAGNLGALLNNGAQNPAMMALVGSLFKPVNETSLNQETPNPNVDKIINGMMANKPKPTGPFKLIKIPGVKPDAKPQVPCYFVFGDSLVDAGNNNILKTLARADYAPYGLDFKPQPGPTGRFSNGKTPVDVMSELLGFDHYLPPSELTNGTDMLQGLNFASAAAGIREETAQHLGDKQTLREQMESFKSKIKEMEPLLGGPKNTTDYLGKCLFQFGFGSNDYLNNYFIPNLYPTSKLLTPEQYADDLISKYSVQLKTAYDLGARKFALTGVSQVGCSPNSMAQNSQDGTCVKKFNDANAIYNDRLKKLVDTLNKDHPDAKFTYTNAFGLFQEIKDNAATFGFKDTTDGCCGVGKNHGLFTCLPGIASCPNRNEFLFWDAYHPTEATNIIGSKRSYMKEKPDDVYPHDIHTLITL